One genomic segment of Alphaproteobacteria bacterium includes these proteins:
- a CDS encoding argininosuccinate synthase — MANDVKKVVLAYSGGLDTSIILRWLQDTYRCEVVTFTADLGQGEELEPARRKAELMGVKEIFIDDLREEFVRDFVFPMFRANALYEGVYLLGTSIARPLIAKRQIEIADKTGADAVAHGATGKGNDQVRFELTYYALKPDIKVIAPWREWDLTSRTKLLEYAEKHQIPISKDKRGEAPFSVDANMLHISAEGKVLEDPWHEPEEFVYSRTVPPEKAPDRPEYVEIDFARGDAVAVNGERLSPAKLLVRLNELGGKHGVGRVDLVENRFVGMKSRGVYETPGGTILHEAHRGIESICLDRGSAHLKDELMPRYAELIYNGFWFSPEREMLQAAIDKSQERVEGTVRLKLYKGHVRVVGRKSPHSLYSLAHVTFEEDRVYDQRDAAGFIRLNALRLRLLKKARD, encoded by the coding sequence ATGGCCAATGATGTAAAAAAGGTGGTGCTTGCCTATTCAGGCGGGCTCGATACCTCGATCATCCTGCGCTGGCTGCAGGACACCTATCGCTGCGAGGTGGTGACCTTTACCGCCGATCTCGGCCAGGGCGAGGAGCTCGAGCCGGCACGGCGCAAGGCCGAGCTCATGGGTGTGAAGGAGATCTTCATCGACGATCTTCGCGAGGAGTTCGTGCGGGATTTCGTCTTCCCGATGTTCCGCGCCAACGCTCTTTATGAAGGCGTCTACCTGCTCGGCACGTCGATCGCGCGACCCCTGATCGCGAAACGCCAGATCGAGATCGCCGACAAGACAGGGGCCGACGCCGTCGCCCATGGCGCCACCGGCAAGGGCAACGACCAGGTGCGATTCGAGCTCACCTACTATGCGCTTAAGCCCGATATCAAGGTGATAGCGCCCTGGCGCGAATGGGATCTCACCTCTCGCACGAAGCTTCTCGAATATGCCGAGAAGCATCAGATACCGATCTCGAAGGACAAGCGCGGCGAAGCGCCTTTTTCGGTCGACGCCAACATGTTGCATATCTCGGCCGAAGGCAAAGTGCTCGAGGATCCCTGGCATGAGCCGGAGGAGTTTGTCTATAGCCGCACCGTCCCGCCCGAGAAAGCACCCGACCGGCCCGAATATGTCGAGATCGACTTCGCGAGAGGAGACGCGGTTGCGGTCAACGGCGAGCGCTTGTCGCCCGCCAAGCTGCTTGTGCGGCTGAACGAGCTTGGCGGCAAGCATGGCGTCGGCCGCGTCGACCTCGTCGAGAACCGCTTCGTCGGCATGAAGTCGCGCGGCGTTTACGAGACACCTGGCGGCACGATCCTCCATGAGGCCCATCGCGGGATCGAAAGCATCTGCCTCGATCGCGGCAGCGCGCACCTCAAGGACGAGCTCATGCCGCGCTATGCCGAGTTGATCTATAATGGATTTTGGTTTTCGCCCGAGCGCGAGATGCTCCAAGCAGCGATCGACAAGAGCCAGGAGCGCGTCGAGGGCACCGTGCGCCTGAAGCTCTACAAGGGGCATGTTCGCGTGGTCGGCCGCAAATCGCCGCACTCGCTTTATAGCCTCGCACACGTGACCTTCGAAGAGGATCGGGTCTATGACCAGCGGGACGCCGCCGGATTCATCCGGCTCAACGCACTTCGCTTGCGCTTGCTCAAGAAAGCGCGCGACTGA
- a CDS encoding DUF167 family protein, translating into MRVAVRLAPKSASERIQGLVRDADGSVRLKAAVTAAAADGKANAALIALLAKTWDVPKSNITLVQGAASRRKSLHLAAEPKMLLERLERWLSEFTGPTERHG; encoded by the coding sequence GTGCGCGTCGCCGTCAGGCTCGCTCCCAAATCGGCGAGCGAGCGCATTCAAGGCCTCGTGCGGGATGCCGACGGCTCGGTCCGTCTGAAGGCCGCTGTCACGGCTGCGGCGGCGGACGGCAAAGCAAATGCGGCCCTCATAGCACTCCTCGCCAAGACCTGGGATGTTCCGAAATCGAACATCACGCTCGTCCAAGGGGCCGCCAGCAGGCGCAAATCCCTTCACCTCGCGGCAGAACCCAAGATGCTTCTCGAGCGGCTTGAGCGCTGGCTCAGCGAATTTACGGGACCCACGGAAAGGCATGGCTGA
- a CDS encoding RNA methyltransferase — protein sequence MCESSSRLLGRYCCPSSGDPDRPPQASGRLLALIEGVLAHPLGSRRPPSAKHLALPWGAVQGVPMRGYFGIGVEGISKPMNLGSLWRTAHAFGASFIFTIGAKYSRREGERSDTSKTSSQVPLHEYGDVASFELPKGCALVGIELLDEAIELPSFPHPRQAAYVLGPERGRLSGELLARCAHVVKIPTKFSLNLGLAGAVVMYDRLLTLGRFAARPIASGQVVEPLPAPVHGAPIFRRRRAGVT from the coding sequence ATGTGCGAAAGCTCCTCTCGGCTTCTCGGCCGGTATTGTTGTCCGTCGAGCGGCGATCCGGACCGACCGCCACAGGCGAGCGGACGCCTCTTGGCCCTCATCGAGGGGGTTCTTGCCCATCCGCTCGGGTCCAGGCGACCGCCTTCCGCCAAGCACCTTGCCTTGCCGTGGGGTGCCGTGCAAGGTGTCCCCATGCGCGGGTATTTCGGCATCGGCGTCGAGGGCATTTCCAAACCCATGAATCTGGGCAGTCTTTGGCGCACGGCCCATGCCTTCGGAGCAAGCTTCATCTTCACGATCGGCGCCAAATACAGCCGCCGGGAAGGCGAGCGAAGCGATACATCCAAGACTTCTTCGCAAGTGCCGCTCCACGAATACGGTGATGTTGCCTCGTTCGAGCTTCCCAAGGGATGTGCCCTCGTCGGGATCGAACTCCTCGACGAGGCGATCGAGCTGCCGAGTTTTCCCCATCCGCGCCAGGCCGCCTATGTGCTCGGGCCCGAACGAGGACGACTTTCGGGCGAACTTTTGGCGCGTTGCGCCCACGTCGTCAAAATTCCGACGAAATTCTCCCTCAACCTCGGACTCGCCGGTGCGGTCGTCATGTACGACCGGTTGCTAACTCTCGGCCGATTCGCAGCCCGCCCGATCGCGTCGGGTCAAGTGGTTGAGCCTCTGCCCGCGCCGGTTCATGGCGCGCCCATATTTCGCCGCCGCAGGGCCGGCGTGACGTGA
- the rlmN gene encoding 23S rRNA (adenine(2503)-C(2))-methyltransferase RlmN, which yields MSAAVENASAGEPRRNLIGLSREELEDELASLGAERFRARQLWHWIYNRGVVDFEAMTTLAKSFRATLAERYVLARPEVARAQHSVDGTRKWLVKLADGNLIESVHIPEEDRGALCVSSQVGCTLTCKFCHTGTMKLVRNLDAGEIVSQLMLARDAIGEWPSPEDGRMISNIVMMGMGEPLYNFDNVAKALRIMMDGDGIAISRRKITLSTSGVVPQIRRCAKELRVNLALSLHAVRDELRDVIVPLNRKYPIAELLDACRDYAALNPNRRITFEYVMLKGVNDSPGDARELVRLIRGIPSKVNLIPFNPWPGAPYECSDDATIKTFADIVMSAGYHAPVRTPRGRDISAACGQLKSESKKPRASERAKLLDVNPPL from the coding sequence ATGAGCGCTGCCGTCGAGAATGCATCCGCCGGGGAGCCTCGAAGGAACCTGATCGGGCTTTCACGCGAGGAACTCGAGGACGAGCTGGCAAGCCTCGGCGCCGAGCGGTTTCGCGCGCGCCAGCTTTGGCATTGGATCTACAATCGCGGCGTCGTCGACTTCGAGGCTATGACGACACTCGCCAAATCTTTTCGGGCGACACTCGCCGAACGCTACGTTCTGGCCCGCCCCGAGGTTGCGCGCGCGCAGCACTCGGTCGACGGTACCCGCAAGTGGCTCGTCAAGCTCGCCGACGGCAACCTGATCGAAAGTGTGCACATTCCCGAGGAGGATCGAGGTGCGCTTTGCGTCTCGTCCCAGGTCGGCTGCACGCTCACTTGCAAATTCTGCCACACCGGCACGATGAAGCTCGTGCGAAATCTCGATGCCGGAGAAATCGTCAGCCAGCTCATGCTCGCACGGGACGCGATCGGCGAGTGGCCGTCGCCCGAAGACGGGCGTATGATTTCGAACATCGTCATGATGGGAATGGGAGAGCCGCTTTATAATTTCGACAACGTCGCCAAGGCGCTTCGCATCATGATGGACGGCGACGGCATCGCGATTTCGCGGCGCAAGATCACGCTCTCGACCTCTGGCGTCGTCCCCCAGATCCGCAGATGCGCAAAGGAACTTCGAGTCAACCTGGCGCTCTCGCTCCATGCCGTGCGCGACGAGTTGCGCGACGTGATCGTCCCGCTCAACAGGAAATACCCGATCGCGGAATTGCTCGACGCCTGCCGGGACTACGCCGCACTCAATCCCAATCGCCGCATCACCTTCGAATACGTCATGCTCAAGGGCGTCAACGATTCGCCTGGCGACGCGCGGGAACTGGTGCGCCTTATCCGAGGCATCCCGTCGAAAGTGAATCTCATACCCTTCAACCCCTGGCCCGGCGCACCGTATGAGTGCTCCGACGATGCGACGATCAAGACATTCGCCGATATCGTGATGAGTGCCGGCTACCACGCACCCGTGCGCACGCCACGGGGACGGGACATCTCCGCCGCTTGCGGCCAACTCAAATCGGAGAGCAAGAAACCTCGGGCAAGCGAACGGGCGAAGCTTCTCGATGTGAACCCTCCCCTTTAA
- a CDS encoding invasion associated locus B family protein, with amino-acid sequence MSKKSLLALAATFAVALAFGLSSAPAPAQQTPQGQAPKAQDKTTAPPSDQKAKVVGEFGDWQALTYKDAKGDTCYVASFPKNSVGHQGKLGETNILVSHWPSQKSFGVVSIAADYEYKKDSEVDLAVGRDKFKLYTQGKRAWSKDDEKVVEAFKNGKDAVVEAVTEKGTKTKDSYSLNGFAKAYQVASKACGVKS; translated from the coding sequence ATGTCAAAGAAAAGTCTCCTCGCACTCGCGGCCACTTTCGCCGTGGCACTTGCATTCGGATTGAGCTCCGCACCGGCGCCGGCGCAGCAAACCCCGCAGGGCCAAGCGCCGAAAGCCCAGGACAAAACGACGGCACCACCGTCGGACCAAAAGGCCAAGGTTGTCGGCGAGTTCGGCGATTGGCAGGCGCTCACCTACAAAGACGCCAAAGGCGATACGTGCTACGTCGCGAGCTTCCCCAAGAATAGCGTGGGCCATCAAGGCAAACTGGGCGAGACGAATATCCTCGTCTCCCACTGGCCGTCCCAGAAAAGCTTTGGCGTGGTCAGCATTGCCGCGGATTACGAATACAAAAAGGACAGCGAAGTCGACCTCGCCGTCGGGCGCGACAAGTTCAAGCTCTATACCCAAGGCAAGCGGGCCTGGTCGAAGGACGACGAGAAAGTCGTCGAAGCCTTCAAGAACGGCAAGGATGCGGTTGTCGAGGCCGTGACGGAAAAGGGCACCAAGACCAAGGACAGTTACTCTCTGAACGGTTTTGCAAAGGCCTACCAGGTCGCGAGCAAGGCCTGCGGCGTGAAGAGCTAG
- the folD gene encoding bifunctional methylenetetrahydrofolate dehydrogenase/methenyltetrahydrofolate cyclohydrolase FolD translates to MADAKIIDGKAFAEALRANIAKDVAVLTTAHKLTPGLAVILVGDNPASRAYVASKKKATVEAGMRSIERSLPASTTEVALLSEIDRLNADRGVHGILVQLPLPRQIREAAVIEALDPRKDVDGFHTRNVGLLWTGGDGSVPCTPLGCLMLLKETLGDLAGVRAIVVGRSNIVGKPLANLLLRESCTVTIAHSRTRELAQECRRADILVAAIGKPETVRGDWIKPGATVIDVGINRVATETPGKSRLVGDVAFAEAVKVAGAITPVPGGVGPMTIACLLRNTLHAARRQAGVEPST, encoded by the coding sequence ATGGCTGACGCGAAAATAATCGACGGCAAGGCGTTCGCCGAGGCGCTACGTGCGAACATTGCAAAGGATGTGGCGGTACTCACGACCGCGCACAAGCTTACGCCCGGGCTCGCGGTGATTCTGGTCGGCGACAATCCGGCGAGCCGAGCCTATGTCGCCAGCAAGAAAAAGGCGACCGTCGAGGCTGGCATGCGCTCGATCGAGCGTTCGCTCCCCGCCTCGACGACCGAAGTGGCCTTGCTCTCAGAAATCGACCGCCTCAACGCCGATCGCGGCGTTCACGGCATCCTCGTGCAATTGCCGCTTCCGCGCCAAATCCGCGAGGCCGCGGTGATCGAAGCCCTCGACCCGCGTAAGGATGTCGACGGTTTCCATACGCGGAACGTGGGCCTGCTCTGGACCGGCGGCGACGGCTCGGTGCCGTGCACCCCGCTCGGCTGCCTCATGCTGCTCAAGGAAACCTTGGGCGATCTCGCCGGTGTGCGCGCGATCGTCGTGGGCCGTTCCAATATCGTGGGCAAGCCGCTTGCCAACCTTCTGTTGCGCGAGAGCTGCACGGTCACGATCGCCCATTCGCGCACGCGGGAACTCGCCCAAGAATGCCGTCGTGCCGACATCCTCGTGGCCGCCATCGGAAAGCCCGAGACCGTGCGAGGCGATTGGATCAAACCGGGTGCGACCGTGATCGATGTCGGCATCAACCGCGTGGCGACGGAAACGCCGGGAAAATCCCGCCTCGTCGGCGACGTGGCGTTTGCCGAGGCCGTCAAGGTCGCGGGCGCCATTACGCCCGTGCCCGGCGGCGTGGGACCGATGACGATCGCCTGCCTGCTGCGCAACACCCTCCACGCCGCGCGCCGGCAAGCGGGGGTCGAACCTTCGACCTAA
- a CDS encoding YggT family protein yields the protein MDVIVDPLLIVLHELLEFYKWLVIVAAIMSWLIAFGVINTYNRAVYTINDFLYRVTEPALRPIRRLMPNLGGVDISPVILIFAIWLVQMVLERIQLAIHGL from the coding sequence ATGGATGTCATCGTCGACCCGCTCCTTATCGTCCTTCACGAGCTCCTCGAGTTCTACAAATGGCTCGTGATCGTGGCGGCAATCATGAGCTGGCTGATTGCATTCGGCGTGATCAATACCTATAACCGCGCGGTCTACACGATTAACGACTTTCTCTACCGAGTGACGGAGCCTGCGTTGCGTCCAATCCGGCGCTTGATGCCCAACCTCGGGGGGGTCGACATATCGCCGGTCATTCTGATCTTCGCGATTTGGCTCGTGCAGATGGTCCTGGAGAGAATTCAGCTCGCCATCCATGGGCTCTAG